A single window of Camelus ferus isolate YT-003-E chromosome 7, BCGSAC_Cfer_1.0, whole genome shotgun sequence DNA harbors:
- the TMEM60 gene encoding transmembrane protein 60, giving the protein MRMSLAQRVLLTWLFTLLFLIMLVLKLDEKAPWNWFLIFIPVWIFDTILLVMLIVKMAGRCKSGFDPRHGSHNIKKKAWYLIAMLLKLAFCLALCAKLEQFTTMNLSYVFIPLWALLAGALVELGYNVFFVRD; this is encoded by the coding sequence ATGAGAATGTCCTTGGCTCAGAGAGTACTACTCACCTGGCTTTTCACATTACTCTTCTTGATCATGTTGGTGTTGAAACTGGATGAGAAGGCACCTTGGAACTGGTTCCTCATATTTATTCCAGTCTGGATATTTGATACTATCCTTCTTGTCATGCTGATTGTGAAAATGGCTGGGCGATGTAAGTCTGGCTTTGACCCTCGACATGGAtcacacaatattaaaaaaaaagcctggtaCCTCATTGCAATGTTACTTAAATTAGCCTTCTGCCTTGCACTCTGTGCTAAACTGGAACAGTTTACTACCATGAATCTATCCTATGTCTTCATTCCTTTATGGGCCTTACTGGCTGGGGCTTTGGTAGAACTTGGATATAACGTCTTTTTTGTGAGAGACTGA